In bacterium, the following proteins share a genomic window:
- a CDS encoding T9SS type A sorting domain-containing protein — MKLVLQGMFTILSLIAVLPLPAQAQWTRLMSLEGMNVWDFEVSTSGVLYALPFPRTEFYVSTNGGDSWELRAAPDSLEVRNFEVSGEDLYLLAESPSSTTRFYRSSDQGRTFTFVPTERPLRAFCCSADGKVYGVMHAVEMDSVFVSEDKGAHWGGFAPIDFQLSQLYTEDVLSTGYDGSLWCNDRNRLLRFDGGSSNWIPYEGGVEEGTQLQTVFHQPNGDIYMNSWYRMLKYDAVADSVKELYNRDNLWPFAFNAIATEDGRLLVSHGSPYGPHSYILESSDDGASWRIADSTLASTLEYYGQYDGRIFAGSESVMRRSTDGIAFEECMNGLSSPHIIHFETRGQRVHVMGGRYALSSDGGTTWCYPGIGSGINPYALQMTSDGIMYENRGRLRISRDSARTWEQPFEWEMYDFIALDEIILVSVSDSRIIRSTDQGRSFSDTYTSLTPVSNFREEGNTLYALTRDVLLRSYDRGASWSEFSLPQGQGGYRNIIANDHVLVYTVGNMAWTSRTQGEDWTGPTEAGLDVGLVDATVNSDGTFAGIVCRGFLDERHQTHPIQDVVLSTDDGMSWKSIGEGLPAAFFTPRNYIMYSRVGYTERSRLLVNSEYGLFAYDAVPLSVTEDAVSPEGPVLSAWPTPAHDRITWTIHGADATVNVCLIDLSGREVVHSSSTSALTGSIDVSGLPEGVYLLRVASLSDRLRSGGPRLTKRVVVLR, encoded by the coding sequence ATGAAACTCGTACTACAGGGCATGTTCACCATACTCAGTCTCATTGCGGTGCTGCCGCTTCCGGCCCAGGCCCAATGGACCCGTCTGATGTCGCTGGAGGGTATGAATGTATGGGACTTTGAAGTATCGACTTCAGGGGTTCTGTATGCCCTTCCTTTCCCGCGGACTGAATTCTATGTTTCGACGAATGGCGGAGATTCATGGGAATTGCGTGCCGCTCCCGATTCCCTGGAGGTTCGGAATTTCGAGGTAAGTGGAGAAGATCTGTATTTGCTCGCAGAAAGTCCTTCCTCCACAACAAGATTCTACCGCAGTTCGGATCAAGGGAGAACGTTCACGTTCGTTCCGACCGAACGTCCGTTACGGGCTTTCTGCTGCAGCGCTGACGGAAAGGTGTACGGGGTAATGCATGCCGTGGAGATGGATTCCGTCTTCGTATCTGAGGATAAGGGCGCACACTGGGGTGGTTTTGCTCCGATCGACTTCCAACTGTCGCAGCTTTATACCGAGGACGTCTTGAGTACGGGATATGATGGCAGTCTGTGGTGCAACGACCGCAACCGGCTGCTGCGCTTCGATGGAGGAAGCAGCAACTGGATTCCGTATGAAGGCGGCGTTGAGGAGGGCACGCAATTGCAGACAGTATTTCATCAGCCAAACGGTGACATCTATATGAACAGCTGGTATCGCATGCTCAAATATGATGCCGTTGCGGACTCGGTGAAAGAGCTGTACAACCGTGATAACCTTTGGCCGTTTGCATTCAATGCCATCGCGACGGAAGACGGCCGTCTGCTCGTTTCGCATGGGTCTCCCTACGGGCCACACAGTTACATCCTGGAGAGCAGCGATGATGGAGCGTCGTGGAGAATCGCCGACTCCACACTTGCCTCCACTCTTGAGTACTACGGACAATATGACGGACGCATATTCGCCGGAAGTGAGAGTGTCATGCGCAGATCCACAGATGGCATCGCCTTCGAGGAATGTATGAATGGGCTGTCTTCGCCACATATCATCCATTTCGAAACGCGTGGTCAACGGGTACATGTCATGGGGGGAAGGTACGCCTTGAGCAGTGACGGCGGGACAACCTGGTGCTACCCGGGAATCGGGAGCGGCATCAATCCATACGCACTGCAAATGACCTCCGACGGAATCATGTATGAGAACCGCGGACGTCTTCGTATCTCACGCGACAGCGCCAGGACCTGGGAGCAGCCATTCGAATGGGAGATGTATGACTTTATCGCGCTGGATGAAATCATCCTTGTTTCGGTCTCGGACAGCAGGATCATTCGGTCAACGGATCAGGGACGAAGCTTCTCGGATACCTATACGAGCCTGACCCCTGTATCCAATTTCAGGGAAGAAGGAAACACGCTGTATGCCCTGACGCGGGATGTACTTTTACGTTCATACGACAGAGGTGCCAGCTGGTCGGAATTCTCTCTGCCCCAGGGCCAGGGAGGGTACAGAAACATCATCGCCAACGACCATGTGCTTGTGTACACTGTCGGCAACATGGCATGGACGTCGCGGACACAGGGAGAGGACTGGACAGGTCCAACCGAAGCCGGACTGGATGTCGGATTGGTTGACGCGACAGTCAACAGCGATGGCACCTTCGCGGGGATTGTCTGCCGCGGCTTCCTCGATGAGCGACACCAGACGCATCCGATACAGGATGTCGTGCTCTCCACAGATGACGGAATGTCCTGGAAGTCAATCGGGGAAGGTCTGCCAGCGGCATTCTTCACACCCAGGAATTACATCATGTATTCAAGAGTCGGCTATACGGAGCGCAGCCGTCTGCTCGTGAACAGCGAGTATGGATTGTTCGCGTATGATGCAGTTCCGCTATCGGTAACGGAGGATGCAGTATCCCCTGAAGGACCTGTTCTTTCTGCGTGGCCGACACCCGCACATGACAGGATCACATGGACTATACATGGAGCAGATGCCACGGTCAATGTATGTCTCATCGATCTTTCCGGCAGAGAGGTTGTCCATTCAAGCAGCACCTCCGCCCTCACTGGAAGCATTGATGTCTCCGGGCTGCCGGAGGGAGTGTACCTGCTTCGTGTCGCCTCTTTAAGCGACCGGCTGCGTTCCGGTGGTCCGCGCCTTACCAAAAGGGTGGTGGTCCTGCGGTAA
- a CDS encoding T9SS type A sorting domain-containing protein has protein sequence MHKSISAVVFLSLALSGCFIARAQSDWQWQNPLTHHKSIVAVDFANEQQGVGVGDQGTVITTTSGGKEWVLRTPYNGTDLNDVVMIDAFHVVAVGQDGLILFSSDGGVHWEESSADVSKHLIGVDFLTPETGVVVGDAGTVLQTKDGGEHWTSLEYGEDSNLYDVHMFDDRTFIICGDSSSRTTDGGITWTRLNFENTGEGQRFHFYDNNTGILAYSNYRTYDGGKTWIAGDFIAAVYFNDASRWTGLGSFGFYQSSDAGASWERSVPFIHGWNYSAAFMPDSLNALGFGTMGIIAYAPVDDWAWGYAAGGSIWNLKDMDFCDSSTGYAVGLSGTILRTSNRGGSWEFQQAHQFNERGEARHFMGVACIDRDAAVVVGEAGTILRTTDGGQNWRKMLAPVSTVNWQDVSFSDERNGIAVGTGGAMIRSTDAGRTWTQITAETNHQLVQVCHMDSNTVFVLDANAILLISTDKGDSWSPKTIASPTYSVNAMDFIDARLGFVVGNNGAIWKTEDGGDTWETQTSGSSADLAAVAFTDRWNGCIAGDGGTILRTTDGGETWIAEPKLFDWGLTVAYAFGGRKYSVAGQFGIVLHNSIGRVTSVNDQKSVPQNVVLHQNYPNPFNPATTIDYNLQQPQHVSLVVSDHYGREVRRILEGEFKLAGTHRAQFDASGLSSGVYFYSLEAGGQRQTRKMVLVR, from the coding sequence ATGCACAAATCAATATCAGCAGTAGTATTCCTGTCACTGGCATTGTCGGGATGTTTCATCGCCAGGGCGCAGTCCGACTGGCAGTGGCAGAATCCACTCACGCATCACAAAAGCATCGTGGCAGTTGATTTTGCGAACGAACAGCAGGGTGTGGGCGTGGGGGATCAGGGAACCGTCATTACTACAACGAGCGGCGGGAAAGAATGGGTGCTCCGCACTCCATATAACGGGACCGATCTTAACGATGTTGTCATGATCGATGCTTTTCACGTGGTAGCAGTCGGACAGGATGGACTCATTTTGTTCTCCTCCGATGGCGGAGTTCACTGGGAGGAAAGCAGTGCCGACGTTTCAAAGCATCTGATCGGAGTGGATTTCCTCACTCCAGAGACAGGAGTGGTGGTCGGTGATGCAGGTACCGTCCTTCAAACCAAGGATGGCGGGGAACACTGGACTTCACTCGAGTACGGTGAAGACTCGAACCTGTATGATGTCCATATGTTCGATGACCGTACGTTCATCATTTGCGGAGATTCCTCCTCCCGGACCACGGATGGAGGAATCACTTGGACGCGTTTGAATTTCGAGAACACGGGTGAAGGACAGCGTTTTCATTTCTATGACAACAATACCGGTATCCTCGCGTACAGTAACTACAGAACGTACGATGGCGGAAAGACATGGATCGCAGGGGATTTCATTGCTGCCGTATACTTCAATGATGCCTCCAGGTGGACCGGTCTCGGCAGTTTCGGATTTTATCAGTCATCAGATGCAGGTGCGTCATGGGAGCGGTCCGTGCCCTTCATCCACGGATGGAACTATAGTGCTGCCTTCATGCCCGATTCTCTGAATGCTTTAGGCTTCGGTACCATGGGGATAATCGCTTACGCTCCGGTAGACGATTGGGCATGGGGGTATGCAGCCGGCGGGTCGATCTGGAATCTCAAGGATATGGACTTCTGCGACTCTTCTACGGGATATGCCGTTGGTTTGTCCGGCACAATACTTCGAACATCGAACAGGGGTGGAAGTTGGGAATTTCAGCAGGCGCATCAGTTCAATGAGAGAGGGGAGGCGAGGCATTTCATGGGGGTAGCCTGTATTGACAGGGATGCAGCAGTGGTCGTCGGTGAAGCGGGTACCATCCTGCGGACGACCGATGGTGGACAGAACTGGCGCAAGATGCTTGCACCTGTATCCACCGTCAACTGGCAGGATGTATCCTTTAGCGATGAGAGGAACGGCATTGCAGTCGGCACAGGAGGAGCCATGATACGGTCCACGGATGCGGGACGCACATGGACCCAGATTACTGCCGAAACCAATCATCAGCTCGTCCAGGTCTGCCATATGGATTCGAACACTGTGTTCGTGCTGGATGCCAACGCCATCCTGCTTATCTCCACCGACAAGGGCGATAGCTGGAGTCCTAAAACCATTGCCTCTCCAACGTACTCTGTGAACGCGATGGATTTCATCGATGCCCGGCTGGGATTCGTCGTGGGAAACAACGGCGCCATTTGGAAAACGGAGGATGGCGGTGACACCTGGGAAACGCAAACAAGTGGAAGCAGCGCTGACCTTGCTGCTGTTGCATTCACAGACAGATGGAATGGATGCATTGCCGGAGATGGCGGGACAATACTTCGTACCACTGATGGTGGAGAGACGTGGATTGCTGAACCCAAGCTCTTCGATTGGGGATTGACCGTGGCGTATGCATTCGGTGGCAGGAAATATTCCGTCGCCGGCCAATTCGGCATCGTACTTCACAACAGCATCGGACGTGTGACATCGGTAAATGATCAGAAGTCCGTGCCACAGAACGTCGTACTGCATCAGAACTACCCCAATCCCTTCAATCCGGCAACCACGATCGACTACAATTTGCAGCAGCCGCAGCACGTCTCTCTCGTTGTCAGTGACCACTATGGCCGCGAAGTGCGACGTATCCTCGAAGGCGAATTCAAGTTGGCAGGAACGCATCGCGCACAGTTCGATGCCTCCGGTTTATCTTCCGGGGTGTATTTCTACAGCCTTGAGGCCGGCGGGCAGAGGCAGACGAGAAAAATGGTGCTGGTGCGGTGA
- a CDS encoding T9SS type A sorting domain-containing protein codes for MHKCSMFPGTRCGVNTPTFAQRMLRIVLIFCVALGSGLLGSALLPAAVQAQGSMSLSTGHTANNGAGANSSIMFNITALQPVQIYRFSSAFGTTGTDYVEIWAKAGGIVANDNTGWTFVGRAQTTVTNTTGDFEIPVNMNFNINPNQTYGFAIFSPLGVRYQTGVTGTYITSDSWISINTESYASTGSTNWQAGTVSFGYVNYPRQLCGTVKYDPGVVAPNDAALFSLTSPVNFCGGTEPIKVRLFNMGNNTLTSVQINWTFDGIPQTPLYWTGSLPSTANEEVTLGTKTFNPGVLHNIVAISSLPNGVQDTRISNDTLMASVKPALSGTFTVGGASPDYANLTDALADIHATGLCGPVVLKVRSGTYNEQMRIGRPTSITGVSSVNTITIESESGNRGDVTVTYASTTGNPTLVIDNTDYVTIRNMTIRATNPSDCRALHITGGAEHCTFENLDLISMPTTTISNVTAVVESPSGSLDNYMTFRNCNIQNGSYGMYMYGSGTTATEDFNVIENCTFTGQYYYPLYMYYIGELSFLGNTVVQNSAYTTKYLGLFYYGYNTKMERNTFLADGGTYSYGVYLYYDNYYQTGESRFVNNFVSVMNSTSTTYGVRPYYCDNLLFAHNTVYTKTPYTSSYTVYSYYGSNQRYYNNIFYTDGPGMNWYVPSTTSIIASDFNVFHTNGSSFGYWGGTITNLAALQAASGMDANSIDKLVSFKNTLTGDLHLASPSDDDIALFGTLLTEVTDDIDGDTRVNPYRGADEACYVIPGSLNYSFVDEYGYPAAYCEAPGSIGVKYSVTFPEFASTVGFTVRFINVHTETVVWQTSFNANKAADVALNGVQYITLPSSLPPGAYKIEVVFNTKNSCDVYHEYMPYPSALLVVGTGQQPCVVWPGDVNNDAIVNYTDRRALNLYIFNANLRTTWLNGPARYQADVESNPFTYLEWKPQAGAPWLTPEGCYMDTDGNGVVNNLDYVAMKINWAQSTPYYGGTPKSGNSNANSFAMDQNYPNPFNPTTVIRYHVQENSNVRLTVTDALGRAVATLVDGIVESGTHEVTFDASSLSSGTYIATINMTGASSGVTFTKNIKMALSK; via the coding sequence ATGCACAAGTGCTCCATGTTTCCCGGTACGCGGTGCGGCGTGAACACGCCGACATTCGCTCAGCGGATGCTGCGTATAGTCCTGATCTTCTGTGTCGCGCTCGGCAGCGGACTGCTTGGCAGCGCCCTGCTGCCCGCAGCTGTGCAGGCGCAGGGATCGATGTCTCTTTCCACCGGGCACACCGCCAACAACGGTGCCGGCGCGAACAGTTCGATCATGTTCAATATCACCGCGCTGCAGCCCGTGCAGATTTATCGCTTCTCCAGCGCCTTCGGGACGACGGGAACGGACTATGTCGAAATCTGGGCCAAGGCCGGCGGTATTGTTGCGAATGACAATACAGGTTGGACCTTCGTCGGTCGCGCACAGACGACGGTGACGAACACCACCGGCGATTTTGAAATCCCGGTCAACATGAATTTCAACATCAATCCAAACCAGACGTATGGATTTGCCATCTTCTCGCCGCTGGGCGTGCGCTATCAGACAGGCGTGACGGGTACATACATCACGTCTGATTCGTGGATCTCCATCAATACCGAATCCTACGCCAGCACCGGTTCGACGAACTGGCAGGCCGGTACGGTCAGCTTCGGGTACGTCAACTATCCCCGTCAGCTTTGCGGCACGGTGAAATACGATCCGGGCGTCGTCGCTCCGAACGACGCGGCGCTCTTCTCCCTGACATCGCCTGTCAATTTCTGTGGCGGAACGGAACCGATCAAGGTGCGTCTGTTCAATATGGGCAACAACACGCTTACCAGCGTGCAGATCAACTGGACCTTCGACGGTATACCGCAAACGCCACTGTACTGGACCGGAAGTCTCCCGAGCACTGCAAATGAAGAAGTCACGCTCGGAACGAAAACCTTCAATCCCGGTGTGCTCCACAATATCGTGGCCATCAGCAGTCTGCCGAACGGCGTGCAGGATACGCGCATCAGCAACGATACGCTCATGGCGAGCGTGAAACCTGCGCTGAGCGGCACCTTCACCGTCGGCGGCGCATCGCCGGATTATGCGAACCTGACGGATGCCCTGGCTGATATCCATGCCACCGGACTCTGTGGTCCTGTCGTCCTCAAGGTGCGTTCCGGCACCTACAACGAACAGATGCGTATCGGTCGTCCGACAAGTATCACCGGCGTTTCCTCGGTAAACACCATTACCATCGAGTCGGAAAGCGGTAACCGCGGTGATGTCACCGTGACCTATGCATCGACCACCGGCAATCCCACGCTCGTCATCGACAACACGGATTACGTCACCATCCGCAACATGACCATCCGCGCTACCAATCCTTCGGACTGCCGCGCTCTGCACATCACAGGCGGCGCAGAGCATTGTACATTTGAGAATCTCGATCTCATCTCCATGCCGACGACCACGATTTCCAACGTCACCGCGGTGGTGGAATCCCCGAGCGGTTCTCTCGACAATTACATGACTTTCCGCAACTGCAACATCCAGAACGGCAGCTACGGCATGTATATGTACGGTTCAGGCACAACGGCAACTGAGGACTTTAACGTTATCGAGAACTGCACGTTCACCGGACAGTACTACTATCCCCTCTACATGTACTATATCGGCGAGCTCAGCTTCCTCGGGAATACCGTGGTTCAGAACTCCGCATATACCACCAAGTATCTCGGACTGTTCTATTACGGCTACAACACGAAGATGGAACGCAACACCTTCCTGGCGGATGGTGGTACCTACAGCTACGGCGTCTACCTGTATTACGACAACTACTATCAGACGGGTGAAAGCCGCTTCGTGAACAACTTTGTTTCGGTAATGAATTCGACGTCCACCACCTATGGCGTGCGTCCCTATTACTGCGACAACCTCCTGTTCGCGCACAACACCGTGTACACGAAAACTCCATACACAAGTTCGTACACGGTGTATTCGTACTACGGCTCGAACCAGCGTTACTACAACAATATTTTCTATACTGACGGACCGGGGATGAACTGGTATGTGCCGAGTACGACCAGTATCATTGCATCCGACTTCAACGTATTCCACACCAACGGCAGCAGCTTCGGATACTGGGGCGGCACGATCACAAACCTCGCGGCTCTGCAGGCAGCTTCGGGAATGGATGCCAACTCCATCGACAAGCTGGTCAGTTTCAAGAACACCCTCACCGGTGATCTGCATCTCGCCAGTCCTTCCGACGACGACATCGCTCTCTTCGGCACACTGCTCACGGAAGTCACCGATGACATCGATGGCGACACGCGCGTCAATCCCTACCGCGGGGCGGACGAAGCCTGCTACGTCATTCCCGGCTCCCTGAATTATTCGTTTGTCGACGAGTACGGGTACCCCGCAGCCTACTGCGAAGCGCCGGGCAGCATCGGCGTGAAATACTCCGTAACCTTCCCCGAGTTTGCTTCGACTGTCGGCTTCACCGTGCGTTTCATCAACGTCCATACGGAAACCGTCGTCTGGCAGACCTCGTTCAATGCGAACAAGGCCGCGGACGTTGCGCTCAACGGCGTGCAGTACATCACACTACCGTCTTCTCTGCCGCCGGGCGCGTACAAGATCGAAGTGGTGTTCAACACGAAGAACAGCTGTGATGTGTACCATGAGTACATGCCGTATCCTTCCGCACTGCTCGTGGTCGGAACCGGACAGCAGCCCTGCGTTGTGTGGCCGGGTGACGTCAATAATGACGCCATCGTCAACTACACCGATCGACGCGCGCTGAATCTCTACATCTTCAACGCCAACCTCCGTACGACCTGGCTCAACGGTCCCGCACGCTACCAGGCTGATGTGGAAAGCAATCCCTTCACCTACCTCGAATGGAAACCGCAGGCCGGCGCGCCGTGGCTCACCCCCGAGGGCTGCTACATGGACACCGACGGGAACGGCGTGGTGAACAACCTCGATTACGTTGCCATGAAGATCAACTGGGCGCAGTCCACCCCGTACTACGGCGGAACACCGAAGTCCGGCAACAGCAATGCGAACAGTTTTGCGATGGATCAGAACTATCCCAACCCGTTCAATCCCACAACGGTGATTCGTTACCACGTGCAGGAAAACAGCA